Proteins co-encoded in one Microbacterium hydrocarbonoxydans genomic window:
- a CDS encoding response regulator transcription factor: MTTAQDGGVPRIRVLIADDQELVRYGLRLVLEAEDDLHVVGEAVDGASAIEAAIATAPDVILMDVRMPGTDGIRATQELAARLPRTRVLVLTTYDLDEFAFGALQAGAAGFLLKNTRPAELVAAIRTVATGDAVVAPRVTAKLIEVALPHLAPRERRAQEGALSALTERERDVFLQVARGLTNAEIAKALHLSESTVKAHFGRILVKLDLPSRVQAVILAYELGIVGTGG; this comes from the coding sequence ATGACGACCGCTCAGGATGGTGGCGTGCCGCGGATCCGCGTGCTGATCGCCGATGATCAGGAGCTCGTCCGCTACGGGCTGCGTCTCGTGCTCGAGGCCGAGGACGACCTGCACGTGGTCGGCGAGGCGGTCGACGGTGCCTCCGCCATCGAGGCGGCGATCGCGACGGCGCCGGACGTCATCCTGATGGACGTGCGGATGCCGGGGACGGACGGCATCCGAGCCACGCAGGAGCTCGCGGCGCGCCTGCCGCGAACGCGAGTGCTGGTTCTGACCACCTACGACCTCGACGAGTTCGCCTTCGGAGCGCTGCAGGCCGGCGCCGCGGGATTCCTGCTCAAGAACACCCGACCGGCCGAGCTGGTCGCGGCGATCCGCACCGTCGCGACAGGGGACGCCGTGGTCGCGCCGCGTGTCACGGCCAAGCTCATCGAGGTCGCACTGCCGCACCTCGCGCCTCGCGAACGCCGTGCTCAGGAGGGCGCGCTCTCGGCGCTGACCGAACGGGAACGCGACGTGTTCCTTCAGGTCGCCCGCGGCCTCACGAACGCCGAGATCGCGAAGGCGCTGCATCTGAGCGAGTCGACCGTGAAGGCCCACTTCGGCCGCATCCTGGTGAAGCTCGATCTGCCCAGTCGTGTGCAGGCGGTGATCCTGGCATACGAGCTCGGAATCGTGGGCACGGGCGGCTAG
- a CDS encoding TIGR03885 family FMN-dependent LLM class oxidoreductase, whose protein sequence is MVFIGFHASHEQIPPSALLEAVIGAERAGFDGAMCSDHLSPWTTAQGESGFALSWIAAALARTRFSIGMVNAPGQRYHPVMIAQAFATLEEMFPGRFWAAMGSGEAVNEHVTGDGWPDKSIRNERLRESVDVIRRLIDGEEVDHDGLVRVHRARVWSRPAEPPPLFATAVSAETAQWAASWAQGLATVAQEPDALERVVDAYRSAGGTGPCILQVHLSLAESDGAAFAIAREQWPNGLLAPPVTWDLEQPEEFEAALHGIDEQGLRDCVLIDHDATALAGRIADLVEIGFDRVYLHHVGTEQSRFLDAAGAELLPALKERL, encoded by the coding sequence ATGGTGTTCATCGGCTTTCATGCGTCGCACGAGCAGATCCCACCGAGCGCCCTTCTCGAGGCGGTGATCGGAGCGGAGCGCGCGGGGTTCGACGGGGCGATGTGCTCGGATCACCTCTCGCCCTGGACCACGGCTCAGGGTGAGTCGGGTTTCGCGCTCAGCTGGATCGCCGCCGCACTCGCCCGCACCCGCTTCTCGATCGGCATGGTCAATGCTCCGGGGCAGCGCTACCACCCGGTGATGATCGCCCAGGCGTTCGCGACGCTCGAGGAGATGTTCCCCGGCCGCTTCTGGGCCGCGATGGGCAGCGGCGAGGCCGTCAACGAACACGTCACGGGCGACGGCTGGCCCGACAAGAGCATCCGCAACGAGCGGCTGCGCGAGAGCGTCGACGTGATCCGCCGCCTGATCGACGGCGAAGAGGTGGATCATGACGGACTGGTGCGCGTGCATCGGGCCCGCGTGTGGAGCAGGCCCGCCGAGCCACCGCCGCTCTTCGCGACGGCGGTGAGCGCTGAGACCGCGCAGTGGGCGGCGTCATGGGCGCAGGGGCTCGCCACTGTCGCCCAGGAACCGGATGCGCTGGAGCGGGTCGTCGACGCCTATCGCTCGGCGGGAGGCACGGGTCCCTGCATCCTGCAGGTGCACCTCAGCCTGGCCGAGAGCGACGGAGCCGCGTTCGCGATCGCGCGCGAGCAGTGGCCGAACGGTCTGCTCGCGCCCCCGGTCACCTGGGATCTCGAGCAGCCCGAGGAGTTCGAGGCCGCGCTGCACGGGATCGATGAGCAGGGGCTCCGCGACTGCGTCCTGATCGACCACGACGCCACCGCCCTCGCCGGTCGCATCGCCGACCTCGTCGAGATCGGGTTCGATCGCGTCTACCTCCACCATGTCGGCACCGAGCAGTCGCGCTTCCTCGACGCCGCGGGAGCCGAACTCCTCCCCGCATTGAAGGAGCGTCTGTGA
- a CDS encoding alpha-amylase family protein, with protein MKITDTSDLWWKTAVIYCLDVETFLDSNGDGVGDLQGLSQRIDYLSQLGVTCLWLMPFYPTPDRDDGYDVSDFYGIDSRLGTHGDFVEVIRTARDRGMRVIVDLVINHTSDRHPWFLAAKRSVDSPYRDYYVWRDDAPPKGQKNAVFPGQANGIWGKDEKSGQWYQHSFYEHQPDLNIANPRVRDEIAKVIGFWLQLGISGFRVDAVPFLLEIPEGSGIPEPHDLLRDIRRFLQRRSSEAILLGEVNLPYDTQVQYFGGDDEDELTMQFDFVGMQSLYLSFARKDPAPLIAALQARPALGSEVQWANFLRNHDELTLDKLTDGERQEVFGAFAPDERQRVFGRGITRRLPPMLEGDPRRIRMAYSLLFTLPGTPVLFYGEEIGMGENIEIPGREAVRTPMQWSVDKNGGFSDAAPSRLVARPPSDGYAPEHVNVAAQLGDRESMLYFVRALTSAYRISPELGWGTLEIIDQPAASLLAHSLTADVGRMIALHNFAEVPVTTSFRVQDEPDGTRLVDLLDPAQIALGPGGEVELEVPAYGYRWLRVSRPGDGRVT; from the coding sequence GTGAAGATCACCGACACGAGCGACCTCTGGTGGAAGACCGCGGTGATCTACTGCCTCGACGTCGAGACGTTCCTCGACTCGAACGGCGACGGCGTGGGCGACCTGCAGGGCCTCTCGCAGCGCATCGACTATCTCTCGCAACTCGGCGTCACCTGTCTGTGGCTGATGCCGTTCTATCCGACGCCCGACCGCGACGACGGCTACGACGTCAGCGACTTCTATGGGATCGACTCGCGGCTCGGCACTCACGGCGACTTCGTCGAGGTGATCCGCACCGCACGAGACCGCGGGATGCGGGTGATCGTCGACCTCGTCATCAATCACACCTCCGACCGGCATCCGTGGTTCCTCGCCGCGAAGCGCAGCGTGGATTCCCCGTATCGCGACTACTACGTGTGGCGAGACGACGCACCCCCGAAAGGGCAGAAGAACGCCGTCTTCCCGGGTCAGGCGAACGGCATCTGGGGCAAGGACGAGAAGTCGGGGCAGTGGTATCAGCACAGCTTCTACGAGCACCAGCCCGACCTGAACATCGCCAACCCCCGGGTGCGCGATGAGATCGCGAAGGTGATCGGGTTCTGGCTGCAGCTGGGAATCTCGGGCTTCCGTGTCGACGCGGTGCCCTTCCTGCTCGAGATCCCCGAGGGATCCGGCATCCCCGAGCCGCACGATCTGCTGCGCGACATCCGCCGCTTCCTGCAGCGCCGCTCGAGCGAGGCGATCCTGCTCGGCGAGGTGAACCTGCCCTACGACACGCAGGTGCAGTACTTCGGCGGCGACGATGAAGACGAGCTGACCATGCAGTTCGATTTCGTCGGGATGCAGTCGCTGTACCTGTCGTTCGCCCGCAAGGACCCGGCCCCTCTGATCGCGGCACTCCAGGCCCGACCGGCCCTCGGTTCCGAGGTGCAGTGGGCGAACTTCCTGCGCAACCACGACGAGCTGACCCTCGACAAGCTCACCGACGGTGAGCGGCAGGAGGTGTTCGGCGCGTTCGCTCCCGACGAGCGTCAGCGCGTGTTCGGTCGAGGCATCACCCGCCGCCTTCCTCCGATGCTCGAGGGCGACCCCCGCCGCATCCGCATGGCCTACAGCCTGCTCTTCACCCTGCCGGGCACTCCCGTGCTGTTCTACGGCGAGGAGATCGGCATGGGCGAGAACATCGAGATCCCCGGCCGCGAAGCCGTGCGCACGCCGATGCAGTGGTCGGTCGACAAGAACGGCGGGTTCTCGGATGCCGCGCCCAGCCGGCTCGTCGCCCGACCTCCCTCCGACGGATACGCGCCCGAGCACGTGAACGTCGCCGCGCAGCTGGGCGACCGCGAGTCGATGCTGTACTTCGTGCGGGCGCTCACCTCGGCATACCGGATCTCGCCGGAACTCGGCTGGGGAACGCTCGAGATCATCGACCAGCCGGCCGCCTCGCTTCTGGCGCACTCGCTCACGGCGGATGTGGGCAGGATGATCGCCCTGCACAACTTCGCGGAGGTGCCGGTCACGACCTCGTTCCGGGTGCAGGACGAGCCCGACGGCACACGGCTCGTCGATCTGCTCGATCCCGCCCAGATCGCTCTGGGACCGGGCGGCGAGGTCGAACTGGAGGTGCCGGCGTACGGGTATCGCTGGCTGCGGGTGTCACGCCCCGGCGACGGTCGGGTGACCTGA
- a CDS encoding TetR/AcrR family transcriptional regulator, giving the protein MTSPPTAETSPRRRGQSATTPARRAQIAEAALASFAEHGYERASLRDIAGRAGMTHAALLRHFSGKEELLPAALAQREEHEEDLAARIMTAHVPGEQILSAVLSDEFAHPDFQRNWLALAIAATNPEHPAHEFFLGRRERMRSRFSDGPLPTSDSELLTADEKITLVLAMVDGLRIQALLDPSRDALGLLTIFMKLIAAQPADPESSGHPTVAGA; this is encoded by the coding sequence ATGACGTCACCGCCGACCGCAGAGACCTCCCCGCGCCGCCGTGGCCAGAGCGCCACCACCCCGGCGCGGCGCGCGCAGATCGCCGAGGCCGCGCTGGCGAGCTTCGCCGAGCACGGCTACGAGCGGGCGTCGCTGCGCGACATCGCCGGTCGAGCGGGAATGACGCACGCCGCGCTCCTGCGGCACTTCTCGGGCAAGGAAGAGCTGCTTCCCGCCGCCCTCGCCCAGCGCGAGGAGCACGAGGAAGACCTCGCGGCGCGGATCATGACCGCGCACGTGCCGGGCGAGCAGATCCTGAGCGCCGTGCTCTCCGACGAATTCGCGCACCCCGACTTCCAGCGCAACTGGCTGGCTCTCGCCATCGCCGCGACGAACCCCGAGCATCCGGCCCACGAGTTCTTCCTCGGACGCCGTGAACGCATGCGGTCGCGGTTCAGCGACGGGCCGCTGCCCACGAGCGACAGCGAGCTGCTCACCGCCGACGAGAAGATCACGCTCGTGCTCGCCATGGTCGACGGGCTGCGGATCCAGGCCCTTCTGGATCCGTCGCGCGACGCCCTCGGACTGCTCACGATCTTCATGAAGCTCATCGCGGCGCAGCCCGCCGACCCTGAGAGCTCAGGTCACCCGACCGTCGCCGGGGCGTGA
- a CDS encoding MFS transporter, with amino-acid sequence MTKSEFDRSDTIDSIAAAQPVGGNTPDSTPVEGAAVGAEPTARVSGGYIFWLMLANFGASIAMMVPLAYGLALRITELAPGHEEVLGYVTGTAQLIFLVLSPMIGIWSDRTRSRFGRRTPFLFLGAALGLVGAVIIGFAPNLLLVGAGWVVAMTGWSTAGAAIQTLQADKLPEEQRGKVSALTGLMTQVAPVLGIGIAYAVSSSTFLVFFVPAVIGVVLLVLLPTFKKEGSSKDLVVDSTVTLKKVIAGYGFNARKYPDFAWNWVGRMVFFIGLYFNTTFGTFFYAQRLDLPVREVAGVVATVGMLGVVAAAGGALLGGFLSDKLKRRRLFVLVAAFIFIGGALAEAFAWSLPQLIIGAVLMQLAIAVFATVDQAIVYAIIPDRAESGRYMAVVAFAQKIPSAIAPLIAPLIITIGAVGAEKNYTLLYLIGAVFALVGGLIIMFKVKGVR; translated from the coding sequence GTGACCAAGAGTGAATTCGACCGCAGCGACACGATCGACTCGATCGCTGCGGCGCAGCCGGTGGGCGGCAACACGCCTGACAGCACCCCGGTCGAGGGTGCCGCCGTGGGTGCGGAGCCGACCGCCCGGGTGAGCGGCGGATACATCTTCTGGCTGATGCTCGCCAACTTCGGCGCCTCGATCGCGATGATGGTGCCTCTGGCCTACGGCCTGGCGCTGCGCATCACCGAGCTCGCCCCGGGACACGAGGAGGTGCTCGGCTACGTCACCGGAACCGCGCAGCTGATCTTCCTCGTGCTCAGCCCGATGATCGGCATCTGGAGCGATCGCACGCGCTCGCGCTTCGGCCGACGCACGCCGTTCCTGTTCCTCGGCGCCGCGCTCGGCCTCGTCGGGGCCGTCATCATCGGCTTCGCGCCGAACCTGCTCCTCGTCGGCGCCGGCTGGGTCGTCGCGATGACGGGCTGGTCGACCGCAGGCGCGGCGATCCAGACCCTGCAGGCGGACAAGCTCCCCGAGGAGCAGCGCGGCAAGGTCTCGGCCCTCACCGGTCTCATGACGCAGGTCGCGCCGGTCCTCGGCATCGGCATCGCCTATGCGGTGTCGTCGAGCACGTTCCTCGTCTTCTTCGTGCCCGCGGTCATCGGCGTCGTGCTGCTCGTGCTCCTTCCCACCTTCAAGAAGGAGGGCAGCTCGAAGGATCTGGTCGTCGACTCGACCGTCACGCTCAAGAAGGTCATCGCGGGTTATGGATTCAACGCCCGCAAGTACCCGGACTTCGCCTGGAACTGGGTCGGGCGCATGGTGTTCTTCATCGGCCTGTACTTCAACACCACCTTCGGCACGTTCTTCTACGCACAGCGTCTCGACCTTCCGGTGCGCGAGGTCGCGGGCGTGGTCGCGACGGTCGGCATGCTCGGCGTGGTCGCGGCCGCCGGAGGTGCTCTGCTCGGCGGGTTCCTCTCGGACAAGCTCAAGCGGCGTCGGCTGTTCGTGCTCGTGGCCGCCTTCATCTTCATCGGCGGTGCGCTGGCCGAAGCCTTCGCCTGGTCGCTGCCGCAGCTCATCATCGGCGCCGTGCTCATGCAGCTCGCGATCGCCGTGTTCGCCACGGTCGATCAGGCCATCGTGTACGCGATCATCCCTGACCGCGCCGAGTCGGGCCGCTACATGGCCGTCGTCGCGTTCGCCCAGAAGATCCCCAGTGCGATCGCCCCCCTGATCGCACCCCTCATCATCACGATCGGTGCGGTGGGTGCCGAGAAGAACTACACGCTGCTCTACCTGATCGGCGCGGTGTTCGCCCTCGTCGGTGGCCTCATCATCATGTTCAAGGTCAAGGGCGTGCGCTGA